Proteins co-encoded in one Nicotiana sylvestris chromosome 7, ASM39365v2, whole genome shotgun sequence genomic window:
- the LOC104247724 gene encoding uncharacterized protein produces MRMLRWICGHTRLDRIRNEVIQNKVGVAPVEAKMREARLRWFRHVKRRRADAPVRRCERLALEGERRGRGRPKKSWGEVIRRDIALLNLTEDMTLDRRVWRLKIRVEGLLSPSLAEGLSEIVSLPSRVGV; encoded by the exons atgaggatgttgagatggatatgTGGGCATACTAGGTTGGAtagaattaggaatgaagttattcaaAACAAGGTGGGAGTGGCCCCTGTGGAGGCAAAGATGCGTGAGGCAAGGTTGAGATGGTTCAggcatgttaagaggagaagGGCAGATGCCCCTGTCAGGAGATGTGAGAGGTTGGCCTTAGAAGGTGAGAGgaggggtagaggtaggccaaagaagtcttggggagaggtgatcaggcgggATATAGCGCTACTTAATCTAACCGAGGACATGACTCTAGATAGAAGGGTGTGGAGGTTgaagattagggtagaag GGCTTCTCTCACCTTCTTTagctgagggtctatcggaaatagtctctctgccttccagggtaggg GTATAA